DNA sequence from the Cronobacter turicensis z3032 genome:
CCAAGCTGGAAAATATGGCCTACTTCAATACCGCGTTTGATAAGCAGCGTGCCCTGACCATCCGGGCTCGGATCGCCGGCTACAACGTTGCGGATATCGGCAACCTGCGGCGTCGCCACGTCGCGATCCCAGTTGATGCCGAAGTAGTGTTTGCCGTCGATGTTCGCGCCTGCGGCGAAATCGCTCATCGCGGCCACGCTGCGGTCAATCACGACCGGCACTGGCATATTCACCGGGCCAAGCGAACCCGGACCTGCGTTAACCGCGGCGCGGATTTCGGCCTCTGTGGCGAACGTCAGCGGGCTGGCGACCTGCGCCAGTTTTTCGGCTTTCACTTCGTTCAGTTCGTGGTCGCCGCGTACCAGCAGCGCCACCAGCGGGAAATCGCTGCCTTCAGCGGCTTTCACCAGAAGGGTTTTCACGGTTTTCTCAACCGGCAGGCTGAACTGCTCAACCAGCTCGGCGATGGTTTTCGCGTTCGGCGTATCGACCAGCGTCATTTCCTGCGTTGCCGCCGCGCGCGGGGTCAGCGGGGCAACCGCTTCGGCGAGTTCAATGTTGGCGGCGAAATCCGAGGTGTCGGAGAACACGATATCGTCTTCGCCGCTCTGCGCCAGCACCTGGAATTCGTGAGACGCGCTGCCGCCAATCGAGCCGGTATCCGCCTGCACCGGGCGGAAATCGAGCCCCATGCGGGTAAAGATTTTGCTGTAGGCGTCATACATCGCGTCGTAGGTCTGCTGCAGCGATTCCTGCGTGGTATGGAAAGAGTAGGCGTCTTTCATCAGGAACTCGCGCGAGCGCATCACGCCGAAACGCGGGCGCACTTCGTCACGGAATTTGGTCTGGATCTGATAGAAGTTGAGCGGCAGTTGTTTGTAAGAGCTCAGCTCGTTGCGGATCAGATCGGTGATGACTTCTTCGTGCGTCGGGCCAAGCACAAACGCGCGATCGCCGCGATCGACAAAGCGCAGCAGCTCCGGACCGTACTGCTCCCAGCGGCCGCTCTCCTGCCACAGTTCAGCAGGCTGAACCACTGGCATCGACACCTCGATAGCACCGGCGTTGTTCATCTCTTCACGCACGATATTTTCGACTTTTTTCAGGACGCGCAGGCCGGTCGGCAGCCAGGTGTATAACCCGGAGGCCAGCTTGCGGATCATCCCGGCGCGCAGCATCAGCTGGTGGCTGATAACCTCCGCGTCGGCAGGTGTCTCCTTCAGAGTGGAGAGCAGATATTGGCTAGTACGCATGTTGTTACGGTTCCGTTTGAACGTGTGAATTCAGGCACTGTAAAGCCTGACACAAAAAAGTGGTTTAGTGTACCAGTGAGAATGGGCCGCCAAAAGAGAGGCTACGGAAATTAACGCGGCTCCAGCGCGTAGACTTCAAAGCCCTGCGGCGTCACACGCCAGCGGACATTGAAATCGAGCAACCAGACGGCGTAGCTTTTGCCGGTTTCCTCATCTTTACGGTAAGCCGGACGCGGATCCTGGGCGAGCACTTCAACGATGAACTGGCCAAGATTTGGGTAGCGCTTCTCAAGGTGCGGCAGGGCGTGCGCGATGTCCTCGGTAAAGGCGACCGGCACTGCGGCATCCGGCGCCTCCCGGGCATAGCCCGCGCGCGCGTCAGGCAACGCTTCGGCGAACGGGAGATAGGGTTTGATATCTATCACCGGCGTGCCGTCCACCAGATCCAGTCCGCCGAGCGTCAGGATCACGCGGTCTTTTTCGCAGCGGATGCTCTGAAGTTCCACCAGCGACATGCCGACGGGGTTCGGGCGAAAGGTAGAGCGCGTGGCGAAAACGCCCATTCTGGCATTGCCGCCAAGACGCGGAGGACGCACGGTAGGGCGCCAGCCGCCTTCCATCGTTTGATGGAAAACAAACACGACCCAGATATGGCTAAACGCCTCCAGCCCGCGCATGGCGTCAGGCTGGTTATAAGGCGCGATTAAATGCAGCTCGCCGCGCGCGCTGTTGACCAGTCCTGGCTGGCGCGGCACGGCGAATTTTTCTTTATAAGGCGAGCGAATGACACCAATTTGCTCAAAGGCAAAGGTGGTCATTTGGTCGGAACGCTAAGGGCAGAGCCTACGCAAACGGCCTGGCGGTAGCAGCCCGGCGTGCCGCTGGTGACTTCACAGCTGTGCAGCAGAACGGCGTTCGCTTTCATTTTAGAGGCGTTGATCTGCAGACGCTTACGGGCCGTCGGGATATTCGGCGGAGAGTCCTGGTTAGTGGCCTGGCAGGATTCACCACTCACTTCGCCTAAATCGCGGAAGGGTTTGCCGACCAGATCTGCAGCGTTGGTATAGATTTTTACCGGAGCAGGGCGAACCGTTTTCTGGCG
Encoded proteins:
- the rcsF gene encoding Protein rcsF; protein product: MRALPICLLAFILSGCSVLNRSPVEPVQSTASPQKSEPVRQKTVRPAPVKIYTNAADLVGKPFRDLGEVSGESCQATNQDSPPNIPTARKRLQINASKMKANAVLLHSCEVTSGTPGCYRQAVCVGSALSVPTK
- the yaeB gene encoding UPF0066 protein yaeB, whose amino-acid sequence is MTTFAFEQIGVIRSPYKEKFAVPRQPGLVNSARGELHLIAPYNQPDAMRGLEAFSHIWVVFVFHQTMEGGWRPTVRPPRLGGNARMGVFATRSTFRPNPVGMSLVELQSIRCEKDRVILTLGGLDLVDGTPVIDIKPYLPFAEALPDARAGYAREAPDAAVPVAFTEDIAHALPHLEKRYPNLGQFIVEVLAQDPRPAYRKDEETGKSYAVWLLDFNVRWRVTPQGFEVYALEPR
- the proS gene encoding Prolyl-tRNA synthetase, which translates into the protein MRTSQYLLSTLKETPADAEVISHQLMLRAGMIRKLASGLYTWLPTGLRVLKKVENIVREEMNNAGAIEVSMPVVQPAELWQESGRWEQYGPELLRFVDRGDRAFVLGPTHEEVITDLIRNELSSYKQLPLNFYQIQTKFRDEVRPRFGVMRSREFLMKDAYSFHTTQESLQQTYDAMYDAYSKIFTRMGLDFRPVQADTGSIGGSASHEFQVLAQSGEDDIVFSDTSDFAANIELAEAVAPLTPRAAATQEMTLVDTPNAKTIAELVEQFSLPVEKTVKTLLVKAAEGSDFPLVALLVRGDHELNEVKAEKLAQVASPLTFATEAEIRAAVNAGPGSLGPVNMPVPVVIDRSVAAMSDFAAGANIDGKHYFGINWDRDVATPQVADIRNVVAGDPSPDGQGTLLIKRGIEVGHIFQLGTKYSDALKASVQGEDGRNQVLTMGCYGIGVTRVVAAAIEQNHDDRGIVWPDAIAPFQVAILPMNMHKSFRVQELAEKLYAELRAKGIDVLMDDRKERPGVMFADMELIGIPHTVVIGDRNLDNDEIEYKYRRDGEKKMIKTGDILDYLVANVKR